A window of Planctomycetota bacterium contains these coding sequences:
- the mutL gene encoding DNA mismatch repair endonuclease MutL, protein MIRELPDLVANKIAAGEVIERPASVVKELVENAIDAGATRIEVQLEDGGRKLVRVTDDGSGMDAEDVVKCFGRHATSKLRTSDDLFFITTLGFRGEALPSIGSVAQVRLVSRPRDAAAGTEIEVAGGQRTEPKAAGAPQGTTVEVRNLFYNTPARQKFLRSARTELGHVMDMVTRIALPHEQIHFRVSNDGKTLLNAPPTNSRRERIAAFVGADLAGALLPVSGGDGPLAIEGLAAPPDHARASTGMQFLFLNRRYVRDKALASAIRQAYEGLLPRGRYPALFLFLQIDPREADFNVHPTKIEVRFRQGRRVFASVLGALRAALAAADLAPPLRPSAPVPPSWDHVRRSAPARAAEEFALRSPPVTPRLPFAAAPEHLDDARTRPRTVPAPADPFAAPDAPPAFLQLHGTYLVEETPEGFRVTDQHALHERVLYEELLQRSAEAKVEAQRLLMPEVVPLSAAEAALAAGALEPLRALGLEAELFGGDALTVRAVPRLTRDLDVGTLVHDLLAEMAEDEGEGGPGVSAVERHRRRLACALACKAAVKAGDPLRASEAAALLARRAALGPRADTCPHGRPTALVFSLGELERQFHRK, encoded by the coding sequence ATGATCCGGGAACTGCCCGATCTCGTGGCCAACAAGATCGCCGCCGGCGAGGTGATCGAGCGTCCGGCCTCCGTGGTCAAGGAACTGGTCGAGAACGCCATTGACGCGGGCGCCACCCGCATCGAGGTTCAGCTCGAGGACGGCGGCCGCAAGCTGGTGCGGGTGACCGACGATGGCAGCGGGATGGACGCCGAGGACGTGGTGAAGTGCTTCGGGCGGCACGCCACGAGCAAGCTGCGGACGTCGGACGACCTGTTCTTCATCACGACCTTGGGCTTCCGCGGCGAGGCGCTGCCGAGCATCGGCTCGGTGGCCCAGGTGCGCCTGGTGTCGCGCCCGCGCGACGCCGCGGCGGGCACCGAGATCGAGGTGGCCGGCGGCCAGCGCACCGAGCCGAAGGCGGCCGGGGCGCCCCAGGGCACCACGGTGGAGGTGCGCAACCTCTTCTACAACACGCCCGCGCGGCAGAAGTTCCTGCGCTCGGCCCGCACCGAGCTCGGGCACGTGATGGACATGGTGACCCGCATCGCCCTGCCCCACGAGCAGATCCACTTCCGCGTGTCGAACGACGGCAAGACGCTGCTCAACGCCCCGCCCACGAACAGCCGCCGCGAGCGGATCGCCGCGTTCGTGGGGGCCGACCTGGCAGGGGCGCTGCTGCCCGTGTCGGGCGGCGACGGGCCGCTCGCCATCGAGGGCCTCGCGGCTCCGCCCGACCACGCCCGGGCGTCCACCGGCATGCAGTTCCTCTTCCTCAACCGCCGCTACGTGCGCGACAAGGCCCTCGCCAGCGCCATACGCCAGGCCTACGAGGGGCTGCTGCCGCGCGGGCGCTACCCCGCCCTCTTCCTGTTCCTTCAGATTGACCCGCGCGAGGCCGACTTCAACGTGCACCCGACGAAGATCGAGGTGCGCTTCCGCCAGGGCCGGCGAGTGTTCGCGAGCGTGCTGGGCGCCCTGCGGGCCGCGCTGGCCGCGGCCGACCTGGCCCCGCCGCTGCGCCCGAGCGCGCCGGTGCCGCCATCCTGGGACCACGTGCGCCGGTCGGCGCCCGCGCGTGCCGCGGAGGAATTCGCCCTGCGCTCGCCGCCGGTGACGCCGCGGCTGCCCTTTGCCGCGGCCCCCGAGCACCTCGACGACGCGCGCACCCGGCCCCGCACCGTGCCGGCGCCGGCCGATCCCTTCGCCGCGCCCGACGCGCCGCCCGCCTTCCTCCAGCTCCACGGCACGTACCTGGTCGAGGAAACGCCCGAGGGCTTCCGCGTGACCGACCAGCACGCGCTCCACGAGCGCGTGCTGTACGAGGAGCTGTTGCAGCGGAGCGCCGAGGCGAAGGTCGAGGCCCAGCGCCTCCTGATGCCCGAGGTGGTGCCGCTGAGCGCCGCCGAGGCGGCCCTCGCCGCCGGAGCGCTCGAGCCGCTGCGCGCCCTGGGGCTGGAGGCCGAGCTGTTCGGCGGCGACGCGTTGACCGTGCGCGCCGTGCCGCGGCTGACGCGCGACCTCGACGTGGGCACCCTCGTCCACGACCTGCTCGCCGAGATGGCCGAGGACGAAGGGGAGGGCGGCCCCGGCGTCTCGGCGGTCGAGCGCCACCGGCGACGCCTCGCCTGCGCGCTCGCCTGCAAGGCCGCGGTGAAAGCGGGCGACCCGCTCCGCGCGAGCGAGGCGGCCGCTCTGCTGGCCCGCCGGGCCGCGCTGGGGCCCCGGGCCGACACCTGCCCCCACGGGCGCCCGACCGCGCTGGTCTTCTCTCTGGGGGAGTTGGAGCGTCAGTTCCATCGCAAGTGA
- the purM gene encoding phosphoribosylformylglycinamidine cyclo-ligase — protein sequence MGSGQGGGAGAEQFQAEVLRQFRSTYGPAVLEGEEGAAALYSMPGQVGLFARRCRNPVLAAGIGGVGPKPQLARDPAEHESVGLSLAAACVNEVLARGALPLFLVHRLATGEPDPAVALQVLRGIAAGCRQADCALLGGMTDVRPGACAPGPYDLTGFVVGMVERERLLHGPQKVRPGDVLVGIESAGLHGSGDAWVRQTLLGARPAQLDEVLLELRRPLREELLRPARVYAKAVRAVLERYRVKGVVHGLAHVGNGGLLPGLQRAMGRRCVARLDRAALPSQPVFAVVQRLGGLGDDEMRRTFNLGVGMVAIVAPFYADAAVRRIRRAGERAAVIGQVVQGDGPAAELG from the coding sequence ATGGGTTCAGGGCAGGGCGGTGGCGCCGGCGCAGAGCAGTTCCAGGCGGAGGTGCTGCGGCAGTTCCGCTCGACCTACGGGCCGGCGGTGCTCGAGGGCGAGGAGGGCGCGGCGGCCCTCTACTCGATGCCGGGCCAGGTGGGGCTCTTCGCCCGGCGTTGCCGCAATCCGGTGCTCGCGGCCGGCATCGGCGGCGTGGGCCCGAAGCCGCAACTCGCGCGGGACCCGGCCGAACACGAGTCCGTGGGGCTGAGCCTCGCGGCGGCCTGCGTGAACGAAGTGCTCGCGCGGGGCGCTCTGCCGCTGTTCCTCGTCCACCGGCTGGCGACGGGGGAGCCCGATCCCGCGGTCGCGCTCCAGGTCCTTCGCGGCATCGCCGCGGGTTGCCGGCAGGCCGATTGCGCGCTGCTGGGCGGCATGACTGACGTGCGCCCCGGCGCCTGCGCGCCCGGCCCCTACGATCTGACCGGCTTCGTGGTGGGCATGGTGGAACGCGAGCGCCTCCTCCACGGGCCGCAGAAGGTGCGGCCCGGCGATGTGTTGGTGGGCATCGAGTCGGCGGGGCTCCACGGGAGCGGCGACGCGTGGGTGCGCCAGACGCTCCTGGGGGCGCGGCCGGCGCAGCTCGACGAGGTGCTGCTCGAGCTGCGGCGCCCCCTGCGCGAGGAGCTGCTGCGCCCCGCGCGGGTCTACGCGAAAGCCGTCCGCGCCGTGCTCGAACGCTACCGCGTGAAGGGGGTCGTGCACGGTCTGGCCCACGTCGGCAACGGCGGCCTGCTGCCCGGGCTCCAGCGCGCGATGGGGCGGCGTTGCGTGGCGCGCCTCGACCGGGCCGCCCTGCCCAGCCAGCCCGTCTTCGCCGTGGTGCAGCGGCTCGGGGGCCTGGGCGACGACGAGATGCGGCGCACGTTCAACCTGGGCGTGGGCATGGTGGCGATCGTCGCGCCGTTCTACGCCGACGCCGCGGTCCGGCGCATTCGCCGCGCGGGGGAACGCGCCGCGGTCATCGGCCAGGTAGTGCAGGGGGACGGGCCCGCGGCCGAGCTGGGCTGA
- a CDS encoding glycosyltransferase family 2 protein — protein sequence MAKLSVVVPVYNEERAVAAVLADLDAALRRAPEIAAFEILVVDDGSTDGTARAVQAAAEGRPAVRLLARDRNRGYGSALKHGIRHAAHDLIAIVDGDGSYPAEQLPELLRAMGDAAMVVGARTRAGAVPLLRRPAKWLLTRLASYLADERIPDLNSGLRVFRRDVYRRHENLLPRRFSFTTTLTLAVLCDDLPVVFVPIEYRPRVGRSKIRPLRDSLNFLLLITRTITHFRPLKVLGPLAAVTFLAGAVKGAWDLLWPSDPAIGPNLKTSDLLLLVAGVQLFALAMLADLVAKRR from the coding sequence ATGGCCAAGCTCAGCGTCGTCGTGCCCGTCTACAACGAGGAGCGGGCCGTCGCGGCGGTCCTCGCCGATCTCGACGCGGCGCTGCGTCGCGCCCCGGAGATCGCGGCCTTCGAGATTCTGGTGGTGGACGACGGCTCGACCGACGGTACGGCCCGCGCCGTGCAGGCGGCCGCCGAGGGCCGCCCCGCCGTCCGCCTGCTCGCGCGCGACCGCAACCGCGGCTACGGCTCGGCCCTCAAGCACGGCATCCGGCACGCGGCCCACGACCTGATCGCCATCGTGGACGGCGACGGGTCGTATCCCGCCGAGCAGTTGCCCGAGCTGCTTCGGGCGATGGGCGATGCGGCCATGGTGGTGGGCGCGCGCACGCGCGCCGGCGCCGTGCCCCTGCTGCGCCGCCCCGCCAAGTGGCTCCTCACCCGGCTCGCCAGCTATCTGGCCGACGAGAGGATCCCCGACCTCAATTCGGGCCTGCGCGTCTTCCGCCGCGACGTCTACCGCCGCCACGAGAACCTGCTGCCCCGCCGGTTCTCGTTCACCACCACGCTCACGCTGGCCGTGCTGTGCGACGACCTGCCCGTGGTCTTCGTGCCGATCGAGTACCGGCCGCGCGTGGGCCGCTCCAAGATCCGCCCGCTGCGCGACTCGCTCAACTTCCTCCTCCTCATCACCCGCACCATCACCCACTTCCGCCCGCTCAAGGTCCTCGGGCCGCTCGCCGCCGTCACCTTTCTGGCCGGCGCCGTCAAGGGCGCCTGGGACCTTCTCTGGCCGAGCGACCCCGCGATCGGGCCGAACCTCAAGACCTCCGACCTCCTGCTCCTGGTGGCCGGGGTGCAGCTCTTCGCGCTGGCGATGCTGGCCGATCTGGTGGCCAAGCGGCGGTGA
- a CDS encoding PKD domain-containing protein: protein MVRVRLSGVGAALVMAAAAVWAGAPGGEGGRPGRVLYQLKRGASAAQLQALDARGKAHGLATLRTLQGLGVQVAQIARGQSAEREVCADLLATGAVAFAEPDALVPPVALPNDTYYGSQWQHACINSPGAWDRTTGSPSVLAAVCDTGVSSTHPDLAANLQLPGYNAVDGSTNTEPVYNHGTGVAGCIGAVGNNGAGVAGVAWTVKILPIRITNTSDGLAYVSDAANGIRYAADRGAKVVNLSYLMAGYSTIDAAAQYLRGKGGLLFVAAGNNGQDPGWPDFASFVAVGATDSADNKASWSNYGAYIDIVAPGVGVYSTTGASSYGSMSGTSFSSPIAAGLGALLYSINPSATPAEVENVLFTTCKDLGAAGEDNVFGHGRIDAAAAVARMANARPNSPPLAVAAASPTSGVAPLAVTFDGSSSTDADGAIASYQWAFGDGASAAGATPAHTYTAPGTYTATLTVTDNQGATDTDSVQITVDPDPSRVVFVKSIDMALRSVPAGTLALATVSIMDIAGAPVPGATVSGSWSSPKAGTAAGVTGADGTVTLESPKVKGSPLTFTITVTGVSASGYTYDPSLNLETTDSISTGSAVNQPPKAVAAATPTAGQAPLTVDFSGAGSSDPDGQIASYQWNFGDGTTGSGAAVQHVYWSPGTYTATLTVTDNQGAAGTAQVVIVVSDSTAEFICVKSIALRLVAQPGGTAIEATVSIVTGAGAPVAGATVAGQWSGIVTGSATAATDAAGHAVFLSRKTKSSGTATFTVTGVTHGGCVYDPAANGETSASITK, encoded by the coding sequence ATGGTGAGAGTCCGGCTCTCGGGTGTTGGTGCGGCCCTGGTGATGGCAGCGGCGGCGGTGTGGGCGGGAGCGCCCGGCGGCGAGGGAGGGCGGCCGGGACGCGTGTTGTACCAGCTCAAGCGCGGCGCCAGCGCGGCGCAGTTGCAGGCCCTGGACGCGCGCGGCAAGGCCCACGGCCTGGCCACGCTTCGCACGCTCCAGGGGCTGGGTGTGCAGGTGGCGCAGATCGCCCGCGGCCAGAGCGCCGAGCGCGAGGTGTGCGCCGACCTGCTGGCCACGGGCGCCGTGGCGTTCGCCGAGCCCGACGCCCTGGTGCCCCCCGTCGCCCTGCCCAACGACACCTACTACGGCAGCCAGTGGCAGCACGCCTGCATCAATTCCCCCGGGGCCTGGGACCGCACGACCGGCAGCCCCTCGGTGCTCGCCGCCGTGTGCGACACGGGCGTGAGCTCGACCCACCCCGACCTCGCGGCCAACCTCCAGCTCCCGGGCTATAACGCCGTGGACGGCTCGACGAACACCGAGCCCGTCTACAACCACGGCACCGGCGTGGCCGGCTGCATCGGCGCCGTGGGCAACAACGGGGCCGGCGTGGCCGGCGTGGCCTGGACCGTGAAGATCCTGCCCATCCGCATCACCAACACGTCGGACGGCCTGGCCTACGTGTCCGACGCGGCCAATGGCATCCGCTACGCTGCCGACCGCGGGGCCAAGGTGGTCAACCTGAGCTACCTGATGGCCGGCTACTCCACGATTGACGCTGCCGCGCAGTACCTCCGCGGCAAGGGCGGCCTGCTCTTCGTGGCCGCCGGCAACAACGGCCAGGACCCGGGCTGGCCCGACTTCGCGTCGTTCGTGGCCGTGGGCGCCACCGACAGCGCCGACAACAAGGCGAGCTGGTCCAACTACGGCGCCTACATAGACATCGTGGCCCCCGGCGTCGGCGTCTACTCCACCACGGGCGCCAGCAGCTACGGCTCGATGAGCGGCACGTCCTTCTCGTCGCCCATCGCGGCCGGGCTGGGCGCGCTCCTCTACTCGATCAACCCGTCTGCCACCCCGGCCGAGGTCGAGAACGTCCTCTTCACCACCTGCAAGGACCTCGGGGCCGCGGGCGAGGACAACGTGTTCGGCCACGGGCGCATTGACGCCGCGGCCGCCGTCGCCAGGATGGCCAACGCGCGGCCCAACAGCCCGCCCCTCGCCGTGGCCGCCGCCAGTCCCACGAGCGGCGTGGCTCCGCTGGCGGTGACCTTCGACGGCTCGAGCTCGACCGACGCCGACGGCGCCATCGCGTCGTACCAGTGGGCCTTCGGCGACGGCGCCTCGGCCGCCGGCGCCACCCCCGCGCACACCTACACCGCGCCCGGCACCTACACGGCCACCCTCACCGTCACCGACAACCAGGGGGCCACCGACACCGACAGCGTCCAGATCACCGTAGACCCCGACCCGTCGCGGGTCGTGTTCGTGAAGAGCATCGACATGGCCCTTCGCAGCGTGCCGGCCGGCACCCTCGCCCTGGCCACGGTGAGCATCATGGACATCGCGGGCGCGCCCGTGCCCGGCGCCACCGTGAGCGGCTCGTGGAGCAGCCCCAAGGCGGGCACCGCCGCCGGCGTCACGGGAGCCGACGGCACGGTGACGCTCGAGTCGCCCAAGGTCAAGGGCAGCCCTCTCACGTTCACGATCACCGTCACGGGCGTTTCGGCCTCGGGCTACACGTACGACCCGAGCTTGAATCTGGAGACGACCGATTCGATCTCGACGGGCAGCGCGGTCAACCAGCCGCCGAAGGCCGTGGCCGCGGCCACCCCGACCGCCGGCCAGGCGCCGCTGACCGTGGACTTCAGCGGCGCAGGGTCGTCGGACCCCGACGGGCAGATCGCGTCGTACCAGTGGAACTTTGGCGACGGCACGACGGGCAGCGGGGCCGCCGTGCAGCACGTCTACTGGTCGCCCGGCACCTACACGGCCACGCTCACCGTCACCGACAACCAGGGCGCCGCGGGCACGGCCCAGGTCGTGATCGTCGTCTCCGACAGCACGGCCGAGTTCATCTGCGTGAAGAGCATCGCGCTGCGGCTGGTCGCGCAGCCGGGGGGCACGGCCATCGAGGCCACGGTCAGCATCGTGACCGGCGCGGGCGCGCCCGTGGCGGGCGCCACGGTGGCAGGGCAGTGGAGCGGCATCGTCACCGGCTCGGCCACGGCCGCCACCGACGCCGCGGGCCACGCCGTGTTCCTCTCGCGCAAGACCAAGAGCTCCGGCACCGCCACCTTCACGGTCACCGGCGTCACCCACGGCGGCTGCGTCTACGACCCGGCGGCGAACGGGGAGACGAGCGCTTCGATCACCAAGTAG
- a CDS encoding DUF2961 domain-containing protein: MSGFNGLGMGLGNLSRVSRAKTRSICAENFTGEKGKAGMATEGTGARCARDLGQGWKVSPSVRIKAGETFTLAHIKGSGAIQHIWITGDLSLKGAQARFYILRFYWDGQEQPSVECPAADFFASPWGQYAQINSLPVAVNPNRAYNCYWEMPFRKECRITLENRHNDDITCYYQIDYTLTEVPDDAAYFHAQFRRSNPLPYKEVHTILDGVRGTGHYVGTALAWGVNNSGWWGEGEIKFYLDGDGEFPTICGTGTEDYFGGCYNWDVAGQYTPYSTPFLGMQVFRPDGTYRSQMRFSMYRWHVMDPIRFERDLRVTIQALGWRDGGRYLPLQDDIASVAFWYQTLPTAPFPKLPDRDYLEII, encoded by the coding sequence ATCTGTCGCGGGTGTCGCGGGCGAAGACGCGCTCGATCTGCGCGGAGAACTTCACGGGCGAAAAGGGCAAGGCCGGCATGGCGACCGAAGGCACAGGCGCCCGCTGCGCCCGCGACCTCGGCCAGGGCTGGAAGGTCTCCCCCAGCGTCCGCATCAAGGCGGGCGAGACGTTCACGCTCGCGCATATCAAAGGCTCAGGGGCGATTCAGCACATCTGGATCACGGGCGACCTGTCGCTCAAGGGCGCCCAGGCACGCTTCTACATCCTGCGCTTCTACTGGGACGGGCAGGAGCAGCCGTCGGTCGAGTGCCCTGCCGCCGATTTCTTCGCCTCGCCCTGGGGGCAATACGCGCAGATCAACTCGCTGCCCGTGGCCGTGAACCCCAACCGCGCCTACAACTGCTACTGGGAGATGCCCTTCCGCAAGGAATGCCGCATCACGCTGGAGAACCGCCACAACGACGACATCACGTGCTACTACCAGATTGACTACACGTTGACGGAGGTGCCCGACGACGCGGCCTACTTCCACGCCCAGTTCCGCCGCAGCAACCCGCTGCCCTACAAGGAGGTCCACACGATCCTCGACGGCGTGCGCGGCACGGGGCACTACGTCGGCACCGCCCTCGCCTGGGGCGTCAACAACTCGGGCTGGTGGGGCGAGGGGGAGATCAAGTTCTATCTCGACGGCGACGGCGAGTTCCCCACCATCTGCGGCACGGGCACCGAGGATTACTTCGGCGGGTGCTACAACTGGGACGTGGCCGGCCAGTACACGCCCTACTCCACGCCGTTCCTCGGGATGCAGGTGTTCCGCCCCGACGGCACGTATCGCTCGCAGATGCGCTTCTCGATGTACCGCTGGCACGTGATGGACCCGATACGCTTCGAGCGCGATCTGCGGGTGACGATTCAGGCCCTGGGCTGGCGCGACGGCGGCCGCTACCTGCCGCTCCAGGACGACATTGCGTCGGTGGCCTTCTGGTATCAGACGCTGCCCACCGCGCCATTCCCGAAGCTGCCGGACAGGGATTACCTCGAGATCATCTGA